Genomic window (Oncorhynchus masou masou isolate Uvic2021 chromosome 9, UVic_Omas_1.1, whole genome shotgun sequence):
TGTACACGGTCAGGGCTAGGCTGTAGACACCGGAGCGGGGCACAGTGAAGATGCCGGTGCGGTTGTTGTAGCCCTCGCCTAGGTTGACGAAGATGTACTGGTAGACAATGGTCTTAGCTTCACGGAAGGGGCCCTCGCAACGGCGTGTATTGGTCAGGGCCACGGAGAAGGCACTGCGGCTAGCtgcagatggaaagagagagagaaggatagagaaatTAATATACAATGGGACAAAATAACAGCAAGCCATTTGGTTTCCAGTCAAAATGTAACACATTGTCCGGTGTTGATGTGGTAATGGAGATAGTGGTTGAGGTCAGATGGTCTCACCGCGGACATTGTTGACCACGGCCTTTGCCTTCTCCAGGCCCTTCTGCAGCTCGTTCAGACTCATGTTGAAAAACTGCTCCATCCTCCACATCTGCTTCTGCATCAGGCAGCAGCCGCAGGAGGCCTGGTCCGCCAGACACACTGTgttgacacagacacagacagacacacaggacaAAGGATTAGACAGTGGTTCTCAGCACTCCTCGCTGTTTGCCATCCTTAGTGTCTCCCTTcctactctctctatcccttacagttctctgttttggGGTCCTTTGTCTCCTCTCCAGGGCTATTCCAGCTGTATTCATTGGCCAGAGCGGCCCCCAACAAGCACAGCAGTATGATAGCTGTAGGAGAGAGCAGAGTAAAGCACACAGTTACACCACAGTATGCTCTCTTCCATACACTCTACACACCTGCAGCATCACACACCATCGTAGGACAGGAGTTGTGCACCCCCTTGGCTACTCTAGACCAAAAGCTTAACTCCTCTGTCTTCATTCAACCACTCTGGAGCCTACATCTGCAGTTATGCTTCCCTGTCATATAGGAAACCATAGAGACGCCCACCTCTCATTTTGCAGCTTGGAGATAGCAGTCGATGTTCACAGACAATCGGATGGATAGACTGTCACCAGGAGAGGAGCTCTACCTATAAACCCTGAGTAAATGCCACCTCCCACTGTCGGTCTTCTGTGGGATGGGCAGTGGCAGGCTTTGTGTCCTACATATGTGGGACAGGCATTGTCTGTCACCCGGACCACGGAGTTCCCATTGAACTGCAATGACACTTTACCTGCGTTGTCAGGTGTCAGGCAGCTTCCACCTGCTCATTGTGTATGTTAATGGATGATGAAGAGAGTGTCAGGTAGTCGGCAGGGGACCTTTTCCTGATGCAATGGGCGAGAGGTGAAAAACAGTGAACTCATTCCCAGCATAGCATGTTGGGAGGGGAGCGCAGAAGGCATGGGGAGTAGATTGTCAGGGTGTTTGATTAAAGTAAACTATATATACAGACCTCTtcgagtgtccaaacttttgactggtactgtatatgtcccccccacctctaaaaCAAATGTTGCGCCCCTGGATTTATATAACAAATCGTCTTATTCAGGAAACTAATTTGTGTTCAACTGAAAATGGCCCTGACCTAATTTCAAACAGAAGATAAGTTTCTACTGGtattttgaaaaaaaaatctaaattcacTTCAAGCAACTTTGTTTatgcatttaaaaacattttttttaatcaatcatGCATTTGAATATAATTGTTACAAGCCAAAAGGGCACATGACAATAGGACAGCAGCTAAGATATGGCTGGAACAAGCTATCAGCAA
Coding sequences:
- the LOC135545022 gene encoding cerebellin-4-like, with amino-acid sequence MRGGRLYGFLYDRESVWKRAYCGVTVCFTLLSPTAIILLCLLGAALANEYSWNSPGEETKDPKTENLCLADQASCGCCLMQKQMWRMEQFFNMSLNELQKGLEKAKAVVNNVRASRSAFSVALTNTRRCEGPFREAKTIVYQYIFVNLGEGYNNRTGIFTVPRSGVYSLALTVYSDSGAPGANLAACANLMVNGRQVAGCSEQNQQDQEDSTTMVMAIQLQAGDKLSVTLPIGCFLCDEQSHYNTFSGFLLYATD